From Granulicella sp. WH15, the proteins below share one genomic window:
- a CDS encoding DUF3761 domain-containing protein: MKRFFGLTALVAGLLFSHGLLAQAPAGAPAGATGICKDGTYSTAASKSGACRGHKGVQTWYTASAAPAAAAAKTATPAPAPAAPAAPTAPAPVAAAKTAAPKAGPAAAAASRAQAPGGGPGLVWVNTASNVYHCPGTTFYGKTKAGSYMSESDAKAKGAHANHGQACSK; this comes from the coding sequence ATGAAGCGTTTCTTTGGTTTGACGGCACTGGTTGCGGGACTCCTGTTCTCGCATGGACTGCTGGCACAGGCTCCGGCTGGTGCTCCTGCAGGGGCAACTGGCATCTGTAAGGATGGCACCTACTCGACTGCTGCCAGCAAGTCCGGCGCCTGCCGCGGACACAAGGGCGTCCAGACGTGGTACACGGCCTCGGCCGCTCCGGCTGCCGCTGCTGCGAAGACTGCAACTCCGGCTCCGGCTCCGGCCGCGCCTGCTGCGCCCACGGCTCCGGCTCCTGTAGCCGCTGCGAAGACGGCTGCCCCCAAGGCCGGACCGGCCGCTGCGGCTGCCAGCCGTGCTCAGGCTCCCGGTGGCGGTCCTGGGCTGGTTTGGGTCAACACGGCCAGCAACGTCTATCACTGCCCGGGAACGACCTTCTACGGCAAGACGAAGGCTGGCTCGTACATGAGCGAGTCCGACGCCAAGGCCAAGGGTGCGCACGCCAATCACGGCCAGGCCTGCTCGAAGTAA
- a CDS encoding TerC/Alx family metal homeostasis membrane protein, protein MTSIPQWVATHAHWIGFHAALLVLLAIELLYSRRAPRPLSPEDIAARNHKDSVAATVMWIAAALAFAAYVLCRFGTPSATQFLAGYALEESLSIDNLFVFLLLFRVFKVAPAHQPKVLFWGVAGAILMRGLFIGAGLSLLARFHWVSYVFAVILLVAAVRLVMPEDTTETSDKPPAWTVWITRIHPVSLRQDRFFTVEDGRRMVTMLFLALLAIEFTDVVFALDSIPAVLSITRDPFLAYTSNILAVMGLRSLFFLLAQMLKKLRLLHYGLAAILAFAAVKMLTATIFEVGPLLSLGVIAVVLAITIGLSLLFPGEDAAAS, encoded by the coding sequence ATGACCTCCATCCCCCAATGGGTTGCCACGCACGCGCACTGGATCGGCTTCCACGCCGCGCTTCTCGTACTGCTCGCAATTGAGCTGCTGTACAGCCGCCGCGCGCCGCGCCCGCTCTCGCCCGAGGACATCGCCGCCCGCAACCACAAGGACTCCGTCGCTGCTACCGTCATGTGGATCGCCGCGGCGCTCGCCTTCGCCGCCTATGTTCTGTGCCGTTTTGGGACACCTTCGGCCACCCAGTTCCTTGCAGGCTACGCGCTCGAAGAGTCGCTCTCGATCGACAACCTCTTCGTCTTCCTGCTGCTCTTCCGCGTCTTCAAGGTCGCGCCCGCGCACCAGCCCAAGGTGCTCTTCTGGGGCGTCGCCGGGGCGATCCTGATGCGCGGCCTCTTCATCGGCGCGGGACTCAGCCTGCTGGCGCGCTTCCACTGGGTCAGCTACGTCTTCGCGGTCATCCTGCTGGTAGCGGCGGTGCGGCTGGTGATGCCCGAGGACACCACCGAGACCTCCGACAAGCCGCCCGCGTGGACGGTCTGGATCACCCGCATCCACCCCGTCTCGCTGCGCCAGGACCGCTTCTTCACGGTCGAAGACGGCCGCCGCATGGTCACCATGCTCTTCCTCGCGCTGCTGGCCATCGAGTTCACCGACGTCGTCTTCGCGCTCGACTCGATCCCCGCCGTGCTCTCGATCACGCGCGACCCGTTCCTCGCCTACACCTCGAACATCCTCGCCGTGATGGGGCTGCGCTCGCTCTTCTTCCTGCTGGCGCAGATGCTGAAAAAGCTGCGGCTGCTGCACTACGGACTGGCCGCGATCCTGGCCTTTGCCGCCGTGAAGATGCTGACCGCGACGATCTTCGAAGTTGGCCCGCTGCTTTCGTTGGGCGTGATCGCGGTGGTGCTTGCAATCACCATCGGGTTGTCGCTGCTGTTTCCGGGTGAAGACGCCGCTGCTTCCTGA
- a CDS encoding PASTA domain-containing protein gives MRPFQRFLLRVLHVVNLTAGGLSLVVVALVTALLAIRVAIHGREVNVPSFAGLSNAEAVALADSLGLNLEVENRFYSSAVSANHVLSQSPLQGNRVRRGWQVRVTESLGAQRVAVPDVTGQNERSATVSLRRLALEPSGVSYLPTASVPAGVVLTQSPPPRSTTAEGPGVSLLVATDPLPSSADAFVMPSLIGQSLANAQARLGTAGLRIASAQEPTPPPAPVMPATTGLPGALAALPPPVFAPPPVSTHSVIVSQTPLPGHRVTRGDNIRVTVVH, from the coding sequence ATGAGGCCCTTTCAACGATTTCTGCTGCGCGTCCTGCACGTCGTCAACCTGACGGCTGGAGGACTGTCGCTGGTGGTGGTGGCGCTTGTCACCGCGCTGCTCGCCATCCGCGTGGCCATTCATGGGCGCGAGGTCAATGTGCCCAGCTTCGCTGGTCTCAGCAACGCGGAGGCCGTAGCCCTTGCCGACTCGCTCGGGCTCAACCTGGAGGTGGAAAACCGCTTCTACTCCAGCGCCGTCAGCGCCAACCACGTGCTCTCGCAGTCGCCGCTCCAGGGCAATCGCGTCAGACGCGGCTGGCAGGTCCGCGTCACCGAGAGCCTGGGGGCGCAGCGGGTCGCCGTGCCCGACGTCACCGGGCAGAACGAGCGCTCGGCCACTGTTTCGCTGCGGCGGCTGGCGCTCGAGCCGAGCGGCGTCTCCTACCTGCCGACAGCGTCCGTACCGGCGGGAGTGGTGCTTACGCAGTCGCCGCCGCCGCGCTCCACTACGGCTGAAGGTCCGGGCGTCTCCCTGCTGGTCGCGACCGATCCGTTGCCGTCGTCGGCTGACGCGTTTGTGATGCCGTCGCTCATTGGCCAGAGCCTCGCCAACGCGCAGGCCCGCCTGGGAACGGCTGGGCTGCGCATCGCCAGCGCGCAGGAGCCCACGCCTCCGCCCGCGCCGGTCATGCCTGCCACGACGGGCCTGCCGGGTGCCCTGGCTGCTTTGCCTCCGCCGGTCTTCGCACCTCCGCCGGTCAGCACGCACTCCGTCATCGTTAGCCAGACGCCGCTGCCGGGACACCGCGTAACCCGCGGCGATAACATCCGCGTGACGGTCGTCCACTAG
- a CDS encoding PepSY domain-containing protein: protein MSRAILLKPARLFHLYSGVFLAPAMLFFAFTGFLQTFSFHETTKGSAYKPPAIFVELGQLHKKQTLVVPAAKMHAPDKPDAAANGKGHKPADAAPEAPAAPVKVHNLLPMKIFFGVAAVGLFLSTLTGLFMSYNYVRNKVAITATLLAGIVIPLLLSLF from the coding sequence ATGTCCCGCGCGATCCTGCTGAAACCTGCCCGACTCTTCCATCTTTACAGCGGCGTCTTCCTGGCGCCTGCCATGCTGTTCTTTGCCTTCACTGGATTCCTCCAGACCTTCTCTTTTCACGAGACGACCAAGGGCAGCGCCTACAAGCCTCCGGCCATCTTCGTCGAGTTGGGGCAACTGCACAAGAAGCAGACCCTTGTCGTTCCCGCCGCGAAGATGCACGCTCCCGACAAGCCGGATGCTGCTGCGAACGGCAAGGGGCATAAGCCCGCCGATGCGGCTCCGGAGGCGCCTGCCGCGCCGGTCAAGGTGCACAACCTGCTGCCGATGAAGATCTTCTTCGGCGTGGCCGCAGTCGGGCTGTTCCTCTCGACGCTCACCGGGCTGTTCATGTCGTACAACTACGTCCGCAACAAGGTGGCGATCACGGCAACGCTTCTTGCCGGTATCGTGATTCCGCTGCTGTTGTCGCTGTTTTAA